From the Nocardiopsis changdeensis genome, one window contains:
- a CDS encoding lamin tail domain-containing protein, with protein sequence MPGPLARAAAIAAAALTAATLMSAPAQAASTTGALMITHVRPNAAGSDTNSNTSLNGEYFVIKNVTTRTVNVGGYVPDITTNTYGRPLPSYNLPAGAVAYVRTGSGTNRYASGAHQIYRGYGRHVLRNDGPNNPDLRLKRPGSADNNSSSGSISTCNWGRAANGTTYRC encoded by the coding sequence ATGCCAGGCCCCCTCGCGCGCGCCGCCGCCATCGCCGCGGCCGCCCTCACCGCCGCCACCCTGATGTCGGCCCCGGCACAGGCCGCCTCCACCACCGGCGCGCTGATGATCACCCACGTGCGCCCCAACGCCGCCGGCTCGGACACCAACAGCAACACCAGCCTGAACGGCGAGTACTTCGTCATCAAGAACGTCACCACCCGCACCGTGAACGTGGGCGGCTACGTCCCCGACATCACCACCAACACCTACGGCCGCCCCCTGCCGTCCTACAACCTGCCGGCCGGGGCGGTGGCCTACGTGCGCACCGGCAGCGGCACCAACCGGTACGCGAGCGGCGCCCACCAGATCTACCGCGGCTACGGACGCCACGTACTGCGCAACGACGGCCCCAACAACCCCGACCTGCGCCTGAAGCGGCCCGGCAGCGCCGACAACAACAGCAGTTCCGGCTCGATCAGCACCTGCAACTGGGGACGGGCCGCCAACGGCACCACCTACCGCTGCTGA